A region of the Methanocella sp. genome:
CGGGGGCTTGTTATCGTGAACTTTATCGATGAATTTTGATATGACACCACTATACGGGTTCGAGGGGTCCTGGCGGGGGCTGTAGATATTAAAGGGGCGGATCGAGGTCGTCGGTAATCCATAGGCCCTATGGAACATGAGGGCGTACTTCTCCCCGGCGAGCTTGCTGGCGCCATATGGAGATAAAGGCTCCTGGGGATGAGACTCGCTTACAGGCAAATGCACGGTGTCGCCATATGTGGCTGCGGAGCTAAAATACACGAAGCGCTTTATGCTGGCCTTACGGGCGGCGTTTAAGAGATTGACCGTGCCGAGGACGTTGTTCTGGGCATCGAAGACCGGGTCCTCCATGCTGCGAGAGACATAGATCTGGGCGGCACAATGGATCACAATGTCGGCGTTGCTCACCAGGATGTTAACCAGGCCCGCGTCACGAATATCGCCCTTAACGAAGTTGGCCTCCGGAGGATAGGGATTTTTAGAGGATGATGAAAGGTTATCGAGGATAGTAACGACGTGGCCGTTTTGGACGAGCTCCTCACAAAGATACGAGCCCACCTGGCCAAGGCCGCCCGTGAGAAGAATATGGTCACTCATTTTAAGCCCCGTGGTCTACGTTAATTCGACGCCCTCTCGCATGGCCTCGCTCACTATCCCGATCATCCGCTTTTTCTCCTCGAATTCGCCTGGCGTATAGCAAATGGGCTCTAATGGCACCAGTCCCTCCCATAAAACGGACACGTCCCTGATCCTCGTCAGCCAGTTGACGCCTTCGAATTTTTTACTCACGATGATCATGTCCACATCGCTGCCGATTAGATTGTCCCCCCGTGCCCTGCTTCCAAAGAGCAAAACTTTTTCGGGAGAATATTTTTCTTTAATAATGGCCACGAAACGTTCTATCCAGTCTGTGACGTTTCGATCTGTGATGCGATCCATTGTATCACCTCACGGCTCTTCTCCAGGATCTCGCTTGCAATAGCCTCGTCATAAAGCTCATAGGGCACGCCATAGGCTGCATCCGGGTATCGGGTGGTGACAAACTCGGGCGTCAATCGTCTTAAGAAAGTAAAGAACTGAGATGGGGCATCGACTTCCGTAGCATAA
Encoded here:
- a CDS encoding NAD-dependent epimerase/dehydratase family protein, with amino-acid sequence MSDHILLTGGLGQVGSYLCEELVQNGHVVTILDNLSSSSKNPYPPEANFVKGDIRDAGLVNILVSNADIVIHCAAQIYVSRSMEDPVFDAQNNVLGTVNLLNAARKASIKRFVYFSSAATYGDTVHLPVSESHPQEPLSPYGASKLAGEKYALMFHRAYGLPTTSIRPFNIYSPRQDPSNPYSGVISKFIDKVHDNKPP
- a CDS encoding HEPN domain-containing protein — translated: MRKEVDQWWKQAKRDLQTAQNCKNSKDYYASAFFCQQSVEKALKALYIEKKRAAPSATHSLVYYATEVDAPSQFFTFLRRLTPEFVTTRYPDAAYGVPYELYDEAIASEILEKSREVIQWIASQIETSQTG
- a CDS encoding nucleotidyltransferase domain-containing protein; the encoded protein is MDRITDRNVTDWIERFVAIIKEKYSPEKVLLFGSRARGDNLIGSDVDMIIVSKKFEGVNWLTRIRDVSVLWEGLVPLEPICYTPGEFEEKKRMIGIVSEAMREGVELT